The following is a genomic window from Paralichthys olivaceus isolate ysfri-2021 chromosome 3, ASM2471397v2, whole genome shotgun sequence.
ACTGATGCAGTCACTTCCATGTAGTAtcattacagtaaaaacaatctAAAGAGAACTGCTGTGTCGCAGTTTTTCTCGGTGTGTGTCCTaaactgaagtgtgtgttttttttccactccttTCAAAACAAGTGCACATGCTGTCTGGACTGAGGTTTTTAACGACTGGTGACAGTGGAAACTCTACCGCTTTTGTCCAAGTGccaaaatcaatgaaaatgaaaaggtcCTTGTAGGAGATTTAAAGTCTATTGATAATATACAGtaagggaaataaaaaatagcaCTCCAACTGTAATTTGAATCAATTTATATccacaaaaaacatattattaccTTTTATTAAGATAAATTACAGTTTTTTCTGTGTTAAAAAGTTAACTGTTTACAGTAATTGACCATAGAGACACTGCTGTATGGCCACTAAAAATCTGAAAGGACAAAGTACTACTAAGTAACAGCTATTCTTATAAGTTCAATATGTAAAAAGAGAATGATGTGAATGATATGACAGATTCCTCATGGATATAAAATGAGCTGTATGTGCCCTTTTAGCTCACCCTATAATGCAAAAGAAGCAGGTAAACCTTCACTACATATAAATCACAGACCAAGATAAATATATTGGGTACAATAAACCAGCTGCACCTTCTCTGTGATTCTCTGTACACCAAAGAGCTCGAGAAGTCCTCTGCCATTATCAAGACAGGACAACACTGTGGTTCTGTTCTGCCAACAAAAACTTCCAAACACATGTGAAAAGCTGTTTAGTACTTGTTGTGTTTAAAGAGAACATATGGTAGCCATTAcccaaatgtattaaatgtatttaatactcAATGGTTATGTTAAATCCATTATAATATTGTTAGAAGATTGTAGCCATTACACAAATGTTTACGTGCCATCCAGCTCTTTTATCATCCTTCCCCTTTATAGCATCCTCTCTCCTTTGCACAGATGTTAAATATCTCCTCCGGTGAAGTGTTCCTGCAGTTAATTACAAAGCAAAGTACTCAACTATTCTTGCAGTGTCCCCAGCTAGATTCTGCTGTGGTGATGACATCCACTCTTACTTGTGACTGTCATGCTAATCCTCTTTACTCTTTTACCAACAGATGACTGAAACACTGCACAGCTGCTGTTCTGGACTGAACTTGTATGTACAATGTTTCATTTAGCCCACTAGACTGTCAGCAGCACACCATTACATTGTGTTactccacacatacacaggagGCAAGTGCTCTTCAAGACTTTGACAgaaaaatcctttaaaatagtttgaccttaaaggttcagtgtgtagaatttaatgacatctTGTGGAgaagttgaatgttgcagcggaacacccctcacctcaccctcccctttcaaacatgaaagagaacttTCTCTtgtaacctgtggtagcttcagtcgtcataaaaactcaaaaggtgtttagtttttccagtttggacgactgtaaaaaacatggctgcctcgagagaggacctgctcctgatgtaaatataaagggcacattcacacacttgtgaaaacatcactaggattattttatataaactttCTTCCAATggatctctttcacctaaatcatacacactgcacctttaaatattttaatgagaACATAGGGATAGGGATAATAACATTGACCAAATAACATAAATTCCATTACCTACTTATTGCATCAAATGGaccatatatttatttttaattaatgttaAAACTTGCAGTTTGTTTGAACTATCTGGTAAATTTGAAAGGGATTTTAAAGGTTATggggattttgtttgtttttccagtgtAATTGTACAGGTTATAGGGGTGTGTAGATTTTTTATagcttatttttatatattacatttatttttatatatttctatatatagatagatcAAAAATGGGCATCAAGTTTAGTCTATAGCCCAGAAATTTAGGTCTGAAAGAGACAGATATTATGTCAGTATGAATCAGCTGTCTGCATTGCAATAAAGAGCTTTCTCCAGATTCCTTTAGAGAAATTAACTTCCGTTCTACCATAATTTGCTCAGAGcaaaaacacatggaaacattcAGCATCATCCCTCCCTGCAGCCTGACCTTTTCACGAGAAATGTCACTCACAGGATCCCATTGACACACCCTCCTACAATAAACTACCAGTTCTACCAGCAGCTCACAGAGCGGGGGAGAGCGTTAAATTGTGGCTGAGAAGCGAGCTCCTATCTGCGGGCCTCAGTAATACTCACCCTAACTGCACGCTTCAGTGGGACAGGAGTAGCCATTTTAGATCGGGGAACACATAAAGCAGCAGACGCATCCATGAATTATGCATGGGGGGAAAACAGGCCTGATGGGAAATTACACGTCCCAGTGCTGCTGTGACATCATTGACCATCAATAGAGGATTTAGCTGTGAGTCATGTTATTAAGTAGTCTATGAGCAGTAtaggtgtggatgtgtgtaaGGTTATGTGTTCATAATAATGCCAAAGGAAGAGCAGGTTTTATGTAgtatatgttttcatgtttataaTAAGAGTACTAAATTCTAAAGGAGATTTTACCATACCTTCAAATACTCTTTCACCAATATTCCCCCACTAGCAAAATGAATTAagcaaaatatttatattttcacattttataattACGTTTTCTGTAATGCCTGCAATCTCATTGGACAATCTACAATTCTAAATATTATTAACAAACGTGAGTGGAGAGAACTGTTTGTGACTACGTAAACTTTGTAAACGCCCTGATGTACATCATGTACAGTGTACAGCATGTCCAGGAAATTACAGGAAGCTTCATTTCTAATGTTGGCTCCATGCTGTAAAACAGCAAGTCTACTCTCACTACTAATCTTCTACATACATTATGTGGACACATATGGTGAAGTATATCAACTACATGCTAAAGGTAGAGTATAGTCAACATATAATAGATTATAgtggatttatttaatttcagacTTTAGACTTCCTCATTTCACAGCACTGTTATTTAAACAACTACTACTGTCATGTGACAGTCATCTAACACAGATCAGGCTCCGTGGGATCTGCGTGACACTAATGATGAACCAACACGACAATCAGACAACAGATCGTCTACAAAAGGACTAAACAGAGAAATTAGAGATAAGAGGAAAAGCTGACATTGAATTTGATTACAACTACTCCTCTTAGTTTGTTTTATGAACATTCTGTAAAGAAGCAAGTGTATGGTTACCTATAAGTTACATATAAGGCTTGCATATATGTAGTCATCCAATATAACAATACTGCCACTGCCAGAAGCTGTGCTGAGGTCCTCCAAACAGCTGTGTGGCTCAACAGGAGCGAGTGAGCTCTCTGCTGGTCAATGAACAACACTGATCTTCCCAAGTCCTTTACATATAACCACCTCTCCAAATCATGCAACACTGCTCTGATCCAGAGAACTCGATCTTAAATGATAGTTTCAAAGGAGAAACAAATATCTTTAACTAAGATGATGCCCAAAGTGTGcacaatattttcattttattcagtgCAGGCAAAAAGCCATTGATAAattgagacagtgtgtgtgtgagatacctttttatttcaaacttaaAGCTACTTAACATATGTGAACAATgaataagaagaagaacagcTACTGGATGGTAAGGTGGTACATTTTATCTCACCTGTTTATATCCAACATGGATGACACGTCCTTAAagtgcaagcacacacatcTATAATTAGATGGTTTCTCCAAACAATATGTTTCACTGCACATATTGGTTACTGTATGACATACTCCTCCAAGACTCCCTGAATTTTCATATAAAATCAAACAGCAACAGcatatgtgtttaaaatgtagGAAACCAATAAATCAATTCAGGCCCTCATGCTTAGCAAAAGCTAGCTCAGTTTCCATGGTGACGAACCccaacccccaccaccacccaccaCCAGATAGCTGCAATGCAATACAGGAAGTGCAGAGATGGAGGATGCTGTGCGACAGTCTCCAGCGTGGCACATTAACCTACTTCCCCACCAGCCGGGAAATAACCCGGACacagaacaggaggaggaagacgaggaggaggaagagaaaagatggagggaggaggggaaaatGAGTcgaagagagggaaggaaagagagatgatggggaggcagagagaaagggcAGAAGGAATGGAAAAGGATGGATGGCAGGGAATGAGGAATGGTGGTAATGCAATGTGGGTGGAAAGGAGGGAAAAGGGAAAAGATGGCTAAAGAGGACAAACAAGGTAGAGAGAATATGTGACAGGATGAAGGATAAAAGTAAGGAATTTGAGGTAGTGAATAGAAATGCAAGATTGCAAGTTCAATTAACCCTGACCTTGTAAATTTTGTTGGttaaaaaaagagtgaaaactgGATCTCCGGTCATCCTGCAGAATAACTGTTATTCATAACTCTGATAAGCCTTGATCACACTAAAGCAACCGTAAGTACAGGATCAGTGCTGTCATTGAATTCTTGTAAATCTTTCAATATCAAACACAGAGAATCAGATCCTGCAGTCAGAAAACCTCCACTCCCACCACTCAAAGCTAATCACTAACTTGTATATACTGTCAAACAGAGATAAACACATGCAGTGAAATGTTGATGatcagataaaaagaaaaacagtagtCAAACTCAACGGCCGCCCTGTAGTATCCTGATGACATTCATCCCCCTCTGCCCATGTGCGCAGCGTCCCTCTGCATCCCTCCTCACTCAGCGGTCCTGATGAGAGGATGGCGATTCCATGCTCCACACTCATCTGCTCTGCTTCTCCTCATTTCCAACCAATACACAGATTTCCACCAGACACGACCGCATATTCCAGCacattttccacacacacacactcaacggGGGCTAGTTCAAGAGAAGAGGGCTCTCCTgtacatttttgcattttccacaaagcagaaacacaaaggCTCTTTGACTTCTACACATCTGAACGTGTGTGCTgcacagaggaagatgaagggaaaaatgtAAAGACTTACCAACATGAGTGATGACACACTGCACCCTCTGTAGCAGCTCCTGGACCGACATCTCGTCTTCTCTGAGCCAGCACAGCATCTCAGGGTGTGTGTTGCatccactctcctctcctctctccccgcTGCCACGCCTCCTCTTGTCACCCTTCCTTCCTCAACAATCTCTCCTGCCTTTGCTCCCCAATCCAGTCAAGTTTTCTTCTCTGCTACTTCTTGTTTTTagttgtctctttttttttttttatttatcttccatcAAACCTCTCCCGTCTTTCATTCCAGCTCCTCCAAATCCACACAGTCACAAATCCTGAGGATGGTTATGATGATGCCTCTCCCAGACATTCAGCAAAACAGGAAGCCTGGGAATAAATAATCAGCTTGTAAATCAGGCACAGGTGAAATGACAGCCAGTCAGGGAATATGATATTTCGGTCACTGTTGATTTATCATCTTCATTTATCAGCCAGTCGACCAGAAAATAAACACCAAAGTCACTCATCAAACAAAAGAGGGATTAGGTTTGTCACCATGCCAACCAGCAAACTAGGAAGTTGCTGAATTAAAAAGGGaggacatattttttttaaagagcgAGGTTGTAAATCACACAACAAAATAACCATCCAgtaattagatttttaaatagCTCAGCTAAACACCAGCTACTGAGACCCTTCTTCAGACCTTTTCATGATGCTGCCAATATTCTCCAGGTCACAATAATCCTCACAGTCCAAGACATGTGTCAAAcatagaaaaaggaaaaggatgCTCCAATGTATGTCCCACGTAAGTCCCCTCCCCTGACAGAGACACTCCTCAGGCTCTGGGTAGGAAACACTGCTGATGCTCCTCTGATGATTCTCTGTTTGCTATCATAAAGAAGATGAGTCAcgaagaggaggggggtggtAACGAATCAGAGGGCTGCTACACCTGCAGGGcggagggagagacacagagggagaggggtgggtgggtgagtgggtggatggatggggaGGGGGTTACTAAGTCCATGAGGGAAATCCTGGAGCTCGTACATGGACTGGAGCTGCAGAAACCAATCTTTATTAGATTTGGAAAGGAAAACACACTATCACCTAATAGACAATACTATTGTGCAGCAGCTCATATTTCACCATCATTATATCATGTGAGCACAATTAAAACACCACTCCTCATTTGGCTGCCTGGGTACTTTCAATACTACCATATAGCAGGTCTAGTCCCTGAAGCAAAGCCTGTCATGGGCGTTAGCATCTCATCACCAGAGGCTCCAGGGACTGGGAGCCAGGCAACCATTAGCCTGAGACATCTGTGCACAGCCACTTACTGTGCTCCCTCTTCCAGCCAATTACAGGCTGCACCGGACGCTTTCAAACAATAGAAACATGCAGCATCATTGGCAGCTGCAGACAGACCGTGTATGAAGTTATGTCCGCTCAGTCATCACAGCATTATATTGGGCTCATGCTGGATTCTGTTCTTGTTTCAGGCTAAATTAAAAGGAAGGAACATGTTTACAGTccaatgaaaatgtaaagtaaGATGAGATACTGTGCACAAACAAAGCACAGTAATGTGGGTGTGGCTCAGCACTCTTCTAACCTCATTACATACAATCTATGGTACGAACCAAATCCTCCTGCAGCTGGTGTTTGGTCTCAGGCAGACAGGAGGCCTGGACTCTGTGCCAATTAGTCACATTGATAATAACTGtcaatgttttgatttattctgttaTCATCTGCAGGTCAGCTCTTCTTTCTGACGATTAAATACACGCGActtctgtttgtctgctgtTGTAAACCAGCGTCTCGACTTCGCCTCATCATTGTCATCAAAGATCGACGAGCTGACCAAACCTCCccgtcgccccctggtggctggcggcAGTACATGCATAAAGTAGCAGACGGGACAAAAGCACAGCTCCTCTTTGTTCACATGTGACGTCACGAGCGTCTCACACATGTTCTTTGCAGTCAAACTTAATTCAGTGACGTAAGAGTCTCTCGTGAAACATCCGTGACCGGCGGGCGTGAACGAGCACAGGAAAGGCGGGGCCGACTCCAGCATCCGCAGCCTCTGATTCGAAGCCACAACATGACGTCGGCGGAAGTCGTGTTCTCCGCCAGAGCGGGAAGATCTTGCCGCTGCTGCACAAGTCAACAAGCGGCTCCTCGTGGACTTTATCAGAGTTCGTGTCGAGCCCGTATCACGCACTGAGTCCCACTGTGGGAGATCTGAGTCACAGCTTGTCTTCACAGCGGGTGATATACAAGGTGAGCTCCACCATCAACAGCGAACAACGAGCTAATACTGCTAGCTGGCCATTAGTTACCAGCACAGCACCTCCGGCTAAGTAGTGTTAGCGGGTTTGTAACCGTGTGACGCAAACAACGTGGGATTAACCGCTTGTCAAACTTCACCACAGACTCAGTGATGATGCGGAGAGGTGCCAGACTTCATCGATGTGACTTCTGATCAGCTGCTTATTAGAGCTCTGTTGTCCTAACGATGAGCCCATTACTGGCAGTTATCTGTTGTCAAATTAATCTTATGGTCAAATTATCTTCCAGTCGAGCTACGTCAACCTGCTGTTACAGTTTTATGTTTCGTCCTGTGGTGTTGAACAAACGAGTTTTCTGCAGGACATTATTTTATAAGATACAATAAGAGAATGCTTTACTAGTCCCTCCGTGAGGAAATgtgcagtattacagcagcaagagtcaaacaTAGCCATCAGTAAGTAATACGTACTTAAGTGTAAGttcatgtaaaatatataaatgcaaataatatataaagtgttaaaacaacaatatgtacaGTGTGAGAATATGAGAGAATGAGTATTGCACAGTTAAGAGAGTTTAAGTGCAGTTTTCAAAAAAGCTGAATAAGGCAGGTATCACAGTAGGTCATGTTGATTAGCATTTCAACTGTAGTCCCAGTTTTATGTGTTGGTTAAATGACTGAAAGTCTGCAAGGCTTGTAGCGTGTAGTCTGGGTGTTAGTTTGACATGTGTCACGTCTGTGTGTGCTTTTACAGACATGATGCATCTTCTCTATAAAGGAAGCCCTCTTCTTCAGCTGTTTCTTTGTCTCACTcttgtcaatgtgtgtgtctttttctgcatcttaatttttgttttggtgtgtTTTTGCTTCTTTTGCCTAAATCAGACATCAGCAGACATGCAGGCCTTTTTGAAAGGAGCAACTGTTCAAACTACCAGACCCCAGAAAGACAAGACAGCAGCGGGGCCCAGTGCAGAGAAGAAAGCCAAGGCTATTCCATGGGTTGAAAAATAGTAAGTATGAAGCACAAAGGTGTATAGTGTGTTTGATTCTACCAGAATCAGAAGCACTGGGCACAGGAGAATCTTTTACAGCAAACCTTTACCTGGTGTGATTTAGCCAAGAGAATACTgtacaatattattttttttcctctctacaAAATGTGGGGAAACTAATTAGGGTGGTTATCTTTGATTCATCATTTTTCTTGTGATTCAATTCAAAATTGATTCCTGATTAAAATCATTGACTAAATTAAGAAAAAGAAGCATCATATTTTTGCTCAAACCACAAACTTCTGTCCGCACCCCTTGACTGTCTCACCAAATTAGCACACCGAGACGAACAAGGTGTCTCGTTTCCATTGCTACCGGTTGGAGCCTGGACCTGattaaaacctgtgtctgctgcagaatcatttgacctgggagtaaATACTGATAGAATCCAAtaccattgcagacaaaagccagatgttaacAGCTGTGGTGGGGTTTTCGACTAGTGGAAAATGTGTTGTAGATAAGTGCTTCCCTGCTAGCGTCAGCTACAAggcaggtagagacagacactgCACAGTTCTCCGTCACTCCCCAGTATCCTCATATAGATATCACCTCACCAACAAGCAAACTTCTTTTTCAGTCTGTCCCTGTTGAAAATTTGACAGTTTAAATTTACTAccagatgaagatgatgtcaaTTTAAGTCTTCTGGAGCCAGAGGGCACCACAACAATCCTGCAAACTATCATAATAACCTAACAGTAAGTATTAACAGTCTTTCTTTTTGCAAACCACAGCAGGCCTAAGTCTGTTGATGAGGTTGCCTTTCAGGATGAGGTGGTGGCAGTGCTGAAGAAGTCTCTGGAAGGAGCTGATGTAAGTATTAGTCTCTGTCAGTGGACATTATTTACACAAATTGAAAGTATGATGTCTTGTGGTTGGCACCTTTGTCACATTTTTCACCTTTAATAAGTTTGTTGGTCTGATGCATAAACACTTCTATTGTTTtagtcatttctttttttcattttgtcctcCATTCAGTACTTCCTGTTAACAAAAATCAAACTTATTAAATAACAATATTACAATGAATCAGTAATATTACAACAATATAAAGGCAGATACAAAGGGATTAAGTTGGTGCTTAAAAAggtacaaagacaaacacaattatATAGTGTCTTTGCTGTCCTACACAGACATGAAGGAGATGTCTCACTGCGTCtcgttgtttttttattgcagcTTCCCAACTTACTGTTCTATGGTCCTCCTGGAACAGGAAAGACCTCCACCATCTTAGCTGCTGCCAGAGAACTGTATGGGTGAGTGAACTATTAATGCTGTGAGATGTCCGCTCTGTGCGTTTCCTCAAATTTCTGTCAGTTAACTTTTATTCCCTTTAGTTGatcataaccttttttctgttcaTGGATGAATCTTGTCTCTCCTCCACTGTCTCTCCTCCAGTAATGAGATATACAGACAGAGGGTGTTGGAGCTCAACGCCTCCGATGAGCGAGGCATCCAGGTTGTcagagagaaggtgaagaacTTCGCTCAGCTCACTGTGGCTGGGACTCGCTCTGAGTGagtcaacactgatcatcacatgtACCTTAAAGATAGATAGAGCAATTTTCCTGATGCTTTCTCTATAATAACCCTATaaacaaattttttttatttgaggtgAATAGTTTTAGATATATCTTTTAGTCagtgaatgtttaaatgttaaaactccttcactgtgtgtttatagtggAAAGCCATGTCCtccttttaaaataattatcctGGACGAAGCAGACTCCATGACAGCACCAGCTCAGGCCGCTCTCAGACGGACCATGGAGAAGCAATCGCGCACCACCCGCTTCTGTctcatctgtaattacatcagCAGGTCGGCTGACCGATATATCATCATTACACAAACATACCCTGCATGACTGATCCTGACCTTGCTGTGCGTCTGTCTTCTCTAGGATTATTGAACCTTTGACATCCAGATGTTCCAAGTTTCGCTTCAAACCTTTAGCCAATCAGATACAAGAAGAACGCTTGCTGGCCATCTGTGACAAGGAGAACCTCAAGTACAGCAaacaggtaaaaaaagaaagaaactatgGACGTAGTCATGGCTGAGTAGGTGGAATTGGCTTATACATTTTGCATGAAGGTGAGTTTTATTATTGTATAGCAGCCTTTAGAGAAAAGGCACAAGTTAACACTACATGACGTTGGATCGTTGTTTAGTTCACACTACATGACTTGTTGTCTTGTCAGGTTATAAATCGGGAGTCTGCTTGTTGGGGACATGTGGGATTCAGCTGAATTTATCCAATCACAGGGAATCATCTAAAGTCAATCTTTGTACTACAAGAGAGTTTCTTTTTGCTTCTGCTGTTACAGACTAAATAGTCTGTAGTCATCCACCATCAGTCCCATTAGAAGTTAGAACATACTTTTAATGGTGATTATATACAGGAGaatt
Proteins encoded in this region:
- the rfc4 gene encoding replication factor C subunit 4, which encodes MQAFLKGATVQTTRPQKDKTAAGPSAEKKAKAIPWVEKYRPKSVDEVAFQDEVVAVLKKSLEGADLPNLLFYGPPGTGKTSTILAAARELYGNEIYRQRVLELNASDERGIQVVREKVKNFAQLTVAGTRSDGKPCPPFKIIILDEADSMTAPAQAALRRTMEKQSRTTRFCLICNYISRIIEPLTSRCSKFRFKPLANQIQEERLLAICDKENLKYSKQSIAALVRVSEGDLRKAITFLQSAARLSVDKEITERAVTEIAGVVPPKMIDNLLQICFKGTFEKLEIAVRDMVDEGYAATQILSQLHESIIEQDLSDKQKSAITEKMAVVSKCLSDGADEYLQMLSLCSVIMQQSSQNN